Proteins encoded in a region of the Schaalia hyovaginalis genome:
- a CDS encoding acyl-CoA carboxylase subunit beta, which translates to MTEAHDSRATGTQDRPDEGVAVSRENFAARNREVVEAAEERARSRQHPHGRRTARERIAELLDEGSFTELDRFAGGDIDKGALGSAVITGAGTIDSRPVAVYAQDFSVQGGTLGQVEGDKILRLMDRALSLRIPIIALLDSGGARIQEGVTALAQYGRIFKKTSECSGVVPQLSVILGPCAGGAVYGPALTDFIIMTKASSYMFVTGPSVVKAATGEDIAAEDLGGADLHNSVSGVAHFLAEDESEALDYARTLLSYLPSHCEEPAPLFAYDPTMSEPPNASRVGDLVPESPKQAYDMVEVVEAIADNEEFLEVQPLFAPSILIGFASFEGRPAGIVASQPAVDAGTLDVDASEKAARFVRFCDAFGIPIVTLVDVPGYRPGSEQERAGIIRRGAKLITAYASASVPLVTVIIRKAFGGAYIVMGSKSLGADVSFSWPASQIAVMGSEGAVDIVFRRQLAEAGQQGRDIAAQRAHYQALYEKHSVNPNLSLRGGQLDGLIEPGRTREAIASSLRLLARKDRAVHSPRVHDNAPL; encoded by the coding sequence ATGACCGAAGCGCACGACTCCCGAGCAACTGGGACGCAGGACCGGCCCGACGAGGGCGTCGCCGTCTCCCGCGAGAACTTCGCCGCCCGCAACCGCGAGGTCGTCGAAGCCGCCGAGGAGCGCGCCCGCTCCCGCCAGCACCCCCACGGGAGGCGGACCGCCCGCGAGCGCATCGCCGAACTCCTCGACGAGGGCTCCTTCACCGAACTCGACCGCTTCGCAGGCGGAGACATCGACAAGGGCGCCCTCGGCTCGGCCGTCATCACGGGCGCCGGGACGATCGACTCGCGGCCCGTCGCCGTGTACGCCCAGGACTTCTCCGTCCAGGGCGGCACCCTCGGGCAGGTCGAGGGCGACAAGATCCTCCGCCTCATGGACCGCGCCCTCTCCCTGCGGATCCCGATCATCGCCCTCCTCGACTCGGGCGGCGCGCGCATCCAGGAGGGCGTCACGGCGCTCGCCCAGTACGGGCGGATCTTCAAGAAGACGAGCGAATGCTCGGGCGTCGTCCCCCAGCTCTCCGTCATCCTCGGTCCCTGCGCGGGCGGCGCCGTCTACGGGCCGGCCCTCACCGACTTCATCATCATGACGAAGGCCTCCTCGTACATGTTCGTCACCGGCCCCTCCGTCGTGAAGGCCGCGACCGGGGAGGACATCGCCGCCGAGGACCTCGGCGGCGCCGACCTCCACAACTCCGTCTCCGGCGTCGCGCACTTCCTCGCCGAGGACGAGTCCGAGGCCCTCGACTACGCGCGGACCCTCCTGTCCTACCTCCCCTCCCACTGCGAGGAGCCCGCGCCCCTCTTCGCCTACGACCCCACTATGAGCGAACCGCCGAACGCCTCGCGCGTCGGCGACCTCGTCCCCGAATCCCCCAAACAGGCCTACGACATGGTCGAGGTCGTCGAGGCGATCGCCGACAATGAGGAGTTCCTCGAGGTCCAGCCCCTCTTCGCGCCCTCGATCCTCATCGGCTTCGCGAGCTTCGAGGGGCGCCCCGCCGGGATCGTCGCCTCCCAGCCGGCCGTCGACGCGGGCACCCTCGACGTCGACGCCTCGGAGAAGGCCGCCCGATTCGTCCGCTTCTGCGACGCCTTCGGGATCCCCATCGTCACCCTCGTCGACGTCCCCGGATACCGGCCCGGCTCCGAGCAGGAGCGCGCCGGGATCATCCGCCGCGGAGCCAAGCTCATCACCGCCTATGCGAGCGCGAGCGTCCCCCTCGTCACCGTCATCATCCGCAAGGCCTTCGGCGGCGCCTACATCGTCATGGGCTCGAAGTCCCTCGGCGCGGACGTCAGCTTCTCCTGGCCGGCCTCCCAGATCGCCGTCATGGGCTCCGAGGGCGCGGTCGACATCGTCTTCCGCCGTCAGCTCGCCGAGGCCGGGCAGCAGGGCCGCGACATCGCCGCCCAGCGCGCCCACTACCAGGCGCTCTACGAGAAGCACTCCGTCAACCCCAACCTCTCCCTGCGCGGGGGCCAGCTCGACGGCCTCATCGAACCGGGGCGGACACGGGAGGCGATCGCCTCCTCGCTCCGCCTCCTCGCCCGCAAGGACCGCGCCGTCCACTCCCCCAGGGTCCACGACAACGCCCCCCTGTGA